One Candidatus Nitrotoga arctica genomic window, CCCGCCCTACTTGTTCCAACCCTATTTCCACTCCTGAATTTTCGCGTACGGGGCTATCACCCACTATGGCCAGACTTTCCAGACTGTTCCACTAATTCAGAAGCTAAAGGTTGAAGGCTCCTCCGATTTCGCTCGCCACTACTCTCGGAATCTCGGTTGATTTCTTTTCCTCCGGCTACTTAGATGTTTCAGTTCACCGGGTTCGCTCTACCTGACCTATGTATTCAGTCAGGAGTGACCCTTGCGGGCCGGGTTTCCCCATTCAGATATCTACGGATCAAAGCTTTATTGCCAGCTCCCCGTAGCTTTTCGCAGGCTTACACGTCTTTCGTCGCCTGTAATCGCCAAGGCATCCACCACATGCACTTATTCGCTTGACCCTATAACATTAAACCCTCAGTCTTTTAGAAACCAAAGCTTTTCGTTACAAGTTTTTTTGTCTTGCGTTTGTGACCGCTTCCATCCGACTTGAATGGTTACGGCTTGATACAATCAAAACCCAAGTTTTTCATGCACGCGCATTAACAGGTTGCCCTATTAACGCTTGTGCGTGAATCACTTTTTACTTCTTCCAGATTTTTAAAGAACTACTATTAGCAAAAGCCAATATCAAAACAAATAGCTTGGATATAGGTTCTTACTTTGAACATTATTAATGTGTCACGGTAAATGGTGGAGGATGACGGGATCGAACCGACGACCCCCTGCTTGCAAAGCAGGTGCTCTCCCAGCTGAGCTAATCCCCCATGCTTGGTGGGTCTGGGTGGACTCGAACCACCGACCCCACGCTTATCAAGCGTGTGCTCTAACCAACTGAGCTACAGACCCTATTAAGCGTGAGAAGCGAGAGGTCAGGCATGAGAATCAAACCTCAGTCCTCACTCCAGCCACCTCACTACTTTAGTTTAGACAACCGATGAGTGTGGATACGTACGCCAAGGCTTCTCTAGAAAGGAGGTGATCCAGCCGCACCTTCCGATACGGCTACCTTGTTACGACTTCACCCCAGTCACGAACCCTACCGTGGCAACCGCCCCCCTTGCGGTTAGGCTAGCTGCTTCTGGTAGAACCCGCTCCCATGGTGTGACGGGCGGTGTGTACAAGACCCGGGAACGTATTCACCGCGACATGCTGATCCGCGATTACTAGCGATTCCGACTTCATGGAGTCGAGTTGCAGACTCCAATCCGGACTACGATCGGCTTTCTGAGATTAGCTCCCCCTCGCGGGTTGGCAACCCTCTGTACCGACCATTGTATTACGTGTGAAGCCCTACCCATAAGGGCCATGAGGACTTGACGTCATCCCCACCTTCCTCCGGTTTGTCACCGGCAGTCTCATTAAAGTGCCCAACTAAATGATGGCAATTAATGACAAGGGTTGCGCTCGTTGCGGGACTTAACCCAACATCTCACGACACGAGCTGACGACAGCCATGCAGCACCTGTGTCCAGGTTCCCTTTCGGGCACCAAGCCATCTCTGGCAAGTTCCTGGCATGTCAAGGGTAGGTAAGGTTTTTCGCGTTGCATCGAATTAATCCACATAATCCACCGCTTGTGCGGGTCCCCGTCAATTCCTTTGAGTTTTAATCTTGCGACCGTACTCCCCAGGCGGTCAACTTCACGCGTTAGCTGCGGTACTAAGGAAGTCTCCTCCCCCAACACCTAGTTGACATCGTTTAGGGCGTGGACTACCAGGGTATCTAATCCTGTTTGCTCCCCACGCTTTCGTGCATGAGCGTCAGTATCGACCCAGGGGGCTGCCTTCGCCATCGGTATTCCTCCACATATCTACGCATTTCACTGCTACACGTGGAATTCTACCCCCCTCTGCCGTACTCTAGCCTTGCAGTCACAAATGCAGTTCCCAGGTTAAGCCCGGGGATTTCACATCTGTCTTACAAAACCGCCTGCGCACGCTTTACGCCCAGTAATTCCGATTAACGCTCGCACCCTACGTATTACCGCGGCTGCTGGCACGTAGTTAGCCGGTGCTTCTTCTTCCGGTACCGTCATCCACACAGGGTATTAACCCGTGCGTTTTCTTTCCGGCTGAAAGAGCTTTACAACCCGAAGGCCTTCTTCACTCACGCGGCATGGCTGGATCAGGCTTGCGCCCATTGTCCAAAATTCCCCACTGCTGCCTCCCGTAGGAGTCTGGACCGTGTCTCAGTTCCAGTGTGGCTGGTCGTCCTCTCAGACCAGCTACGGATCGTCGCCTAGGTGAGCCTTTACCTCACCTACTAGCTAATCCGATATCGGCCGCTCCGAAAACGCGAGGTTCTTACGAATCCCCCGCTTTCCCCCTTAGGGCATATGCGGTATTAGCGTAACTTTCGCTACGTTATCCCCCATTTCCGGGTACGTTCCGATATATTACTCACCCGTTCGCCACTCGCCACCAAGGTTGCCCCCGTGCTGCCGTTCGACTTGCATGTGTAAAGCATGCCGCCAGCGTTCAATCTGAGCCAGGATCAAACTCTTCAGTTCAATCTCTATGCTTAATTTGATCTGCCCTCGCAGGCAAATCGATCTCACTCAAAGCGAATCAATATTTCATTTCTTCGACTTCGTGTGAGGTACTGCTTTTATGTCTTGAGTCATGATGATCATGCAAACTAATTCGCCTGACCATCAATACCTCAGCGCATGTACCCACACTCGTCGGTTGTCTGTAAACTTTTAAAGAACGGGCTGCCGTAGCAACGAGAGGGGCGCATTATACAGAGCAAATAACGATGGTCAAGCATTTTGTTGTGTAGCACGCAAATATACTTCTCAGACTTGTAGTACATGAATTCGTACTTAATCCGGTTAGCATAATCACGAGTGGGTTTAAAACGCATTGACGGCCCCTGCAGCCGCATTACGCTTCGATCAGACCTCTGCATAGGCAGCATAAACACGTCTAGAAGTTCTATCGTTTTTGTGCCATGATTAGCCGTAGCCTCCTGAGCTGGAGGTGGGCTCTGTAATGATGGCCAGCAATATATGCATGTATTTTTATATTATTTAAAAACTGACGAACCAGAGATTCTGGCTTTTTTGAATTAAATTTAGAATGAAAATTTTACATAGCAAAGATTACATAGCAAATAAATGTGGGGTATTCACAGAGGTCGCCAATGATATATATTCGACTCCTTTTTGGACGCCTGAATATTGTGCAGATCTTATTAAAGAGTTAGATTCAAGACCAGAATTATTTTATGCGCACAATCCAGATGGGTATTCCACTTCTGAACTTAACCTTCATAATTTGAGCAGAGTATTTTCAATAGATATTTGCAAGCAAATTATGGGCAAATGCCTACCTTCGCTTCTTTATGTATTTCCACTGTTGAATATCCTAGGATTTACCTCTCCTTATTTTGTACGTTACGGAGAAAATGATGCAAAGAATATGAAGCTACATCATGACGTCTCTATGGTGTCAATGCTTGTAAAGCTTAATGATGGCTTTACTGGGGGCGACCTTGTTTTTCCTCGACAAGATTACAATAACAAAAATCTTCCCGTTGGACATGCTCTTTTTTGGCCGGGACAGGTTACGCACCCCCATCAAGTTCTTGACGTAACATCTGGAACTAAATTCTCATTAACTGTTTGGGCATGGCCTGTTCCATGGTCTTCTGAATATGGAATTTCCGTTGAGGATTTAAAATAACGCGGATTCAATTTCAAAGTTCACCTCTTGCTGCTGGCTGTTTTGCATTCCATAAATTCTAGTTTGATCTTGTCAGATCCACTTCAATTCCAGTAAGCGGCCTCAGCACCTTACCGGTTTCTCTCAAATTGCCTGCCTACACCCCTTTTACCCAGTTCGATCGAGTCAAAAGCAGGAACCTCGCGCTTACTCCTTGCCCACTCTTGAGCCGGCTGTCGTCCTGGAAGCCAGAGTTCGGTCAATTCACGCAGAAAGCAAACACGCTTGGACAGGCTTTACTCAACCCGCCCGCCGGATCAGCGCGCAATGCAGGCTGGTTCAATATGTCGAGCACCTGCGGGAAATACCTCGATCTATCCGGTGGGCGCGCCCAAAAAATGTAATTGGCTTTCAGGCGATCGCGCGCAAAGTCATAGAGCTGGTCCACGCGGGGCGCTTCATCGGCTGAGCCACCATGCCGTGCGGCGATATAATTACCCGCCGCAACCATCGGCGCCAAGGGCACTATGCCGGCAAGCTTGGGGTAATAGCTGTAAACAAGCATTCGTAAACCTGCGGGTTCCACAACTTCAAATTGCTGCCACGCCGCCCGGTTCGCCTTTGGCCATTCACCGCGCCCGGACCTGCCGGGAACTTGAACACAGCACCTTCGGACTGCGGATCATTGAGCACATAGTCGGGCACGATAGGAACTTCATTGGGATAGCCGAAACTTTTTGTTTCCACCAGCAAGATCAATTGCTTGTGGTGCGCGGCCAGTTCGCTCAAATGCTTTTCTATCGCGCTGAAATCGTAGTTGCCCCTGGTGGGTTCGAGTTCAGACCAGGTGAAACGAAGCAACACACCGCGCAACGCAGGGGTGGCATCAAGATCGACGTACAGGCCTTTGAGATACGCCGACTTGTCGTTTTGCTTTTTGTCCACTGCCGCATAATGGCCAGGGTGCCATTTGACTGCGCCCGGCGCCAACGACGAGATGGAGGCCGAAGTCGCCACCCCTTCAGCTCCCTACACCAACATCGTACCCAGCCCCATGCACAGGCTGACGAGCACAACAAATAACTTCGGACAGTAAGCGTTTTTCATAGGCAACCTCTTGAGAGTTAGAGCGGATGATTTAGGAGCGGCCTGCATCCGAATGAAGATGGGTTTGGCAACACTACTTGCTTGACCACGTGCTATCGACACTCCTTGCTGTAGGTCACTCTCAGTATGCCTTGCTTCATTTGACACTTCCGATTCAAGTTTAACCAAACATTGGTGTCCATTTTTTTCAATTTACCTCAATCTGGGGCATAACTGAAGAAAACTGGTCTAATGAATTAAGCTAGGTTAAAAAAAACCAACTGGGGAAATAATCGATCTAATTAGTAACCTTTGCGGTCAACAAAATACTGATAAATAAAAAAACCTTATGGTTTTTTAAAGTAATGAAACGATTTTACTTGAGGTAAAATAAAAAATTATCTCAAACTACATGTAATAATATTATGTTCTATAAATAATAGTTTACATTTTTATGGCTATTTAAATATATCAAAAATACCCACATAAATTGCAAGCTCCATGTAGTTTTACAAATGAGTGATTATTTACCCCACTTGATAACGAACATAAAAGAATCTGCTCAACATGACCATACAAGAATCAATAGACGTGATCAAACGTGGTTGCGACGAGCTGCTGTTGGAAACTGAATTAAATCACAAATTGGTGCTGGATCGTCCTTTGCGAATCAAGGCCGGGTTTGATCCAACCGCACCGGATTTACATCTTGGGCATACTGTATTGCTCAACAAAATGAGGCAGTTACAGGAGCTTGGTCACCATGCGCTATTTTTGATTGGCGATTTTACCGGCATGATAGGCGATCCGACTGGCAAAAATACAACTCGCCCACCGCTATCACGCGAACAGGTATTAGAAAATGCAGAAAGTTACCGTGAGCAAGTATTCAAGGTTCTGGATCCGGATAAAACCGAAATTGTTTTTAATTCTACTTGGATGGACAAATTTAGTGCGGCTGACTTGATTAAGCTAGCAGCTACCCATACTGTTGCGCGTATGCTGGAGCGCGATGATTTCGGCAAACGCTACAAGAACAGTCAGGCAATCGCTATCCATGAATTTATTTACCCTCTGATACAGGGTTACGATTCAGTAGCGCTTAAAGCTGACCTAGAGTTAGGTGGTTCAGATCAAAAATTCAACCTGCTCATGGGACGTGAGCTACAAAAACATTACGGCCAGCCTCCGCAGTGCGTGCTTACCATGCCATTATTATTAGGGTTGGATGGGGTAAACAAGATGTCCAAATCCCTTGGTAATTATATCGGCATCAACGAGTCACCCCAGGAAATGTTTGGCAAATTAATGTCTGTTTCAGACAAATTGATGTGGCGTTATCTGGAGTTGCTGTCATTTGAGTCTATGAGTACCATTGCCAAATGGCGGGCAGAGGTAGAGCAAGAACGTAATCCGCGCGATATTAAAGTATTGCTGGCGCAAGAAATAGTTACGCGCTTCCATAGCCGAGCCGCAGCCGAAAAAGCGTTAGCTGAATTCGAGGCTCGTTTCAAACAAGGTGTGCTGCCAGAAGACATGCCGGAAGTAACGGTTTCCGCTAGTACAGGGATTATCGGCATTACTCAATTACTCAAGCAGGCTGGGCTGGTAGAAAGCACATCGGAAGCTCTGCGTATGATTACTCAGGGAGCAGTAAAGCTGGACGGCGAACGGGTAATCGACAAAGCCCTTCAACTACAAACAGGGGCAGTGGTAGTGGCTCAAGTAGGCAAGCGCAAATTTGCGCGAGTAACGGTAAAATAGACTAAAGTTAGGTATTTGAAATTTTAGTTTCAGTTTGGTTTAGCCTGCCTGCGTTCGATGCTGATGCCCACCATACGACTGTCACGTATGGCATTTAATTTGGCAACGCTAACTTTGACCCATGGCACATTGAAGTCGATAAGCAGAATCTGGGCAATGCGTTCGGCCAGCGCTTCTAGCAGGTTGAAGTGGTGGTTGCTTAGCGCGCTTTGGATGTGGCGCACAATTTCGGAGTAATCAAGTGCATCGTGTATATCGTCACTCTGACAAGCACGAGCATTTGGCAGGGCAATCTCCATATCTAGCTGCAAAGTTTGCGGAACGCGCTTCTCCCATTCGTATACACCAATGAGCGTTTCAACTTTGAGTTCGCGTAGAAAAATAATATCCATGAAAAAACTGTTTGAGTTTGATTGGCTTGGCGTTTGCTTATTTTAACAAATTCAAAAAAAGAGTTTGCCACTAGCCCATTTTAAGGTATTTCAAATGAAAATCTTGGTTTTTATTGTGTGTGCTTATTTATTGGGTTCAATTTCTTTCGCGGTGATAATGAGCCGATTATTCGCACTGCCCGATCCACGCACTTACGGTTCGCATAATCCGGGTGCGACTAATGTGCTGCGTAGTGGGAACAAATGGGCTGCGATATTGACACTGTTGGGTGATGCAGCGAAGGGCTGGCTGGCGGTGTGGGTGGCTCAACGTTTTGAGCCACAGGATGGCAATTCGCTGCTAATTGCAGCAGTGGCGCTTGCAGTATTTTTTGGTCACCTTTTTCCTATATTCCTGCGCTTCAAAGGCGGCAAGGGCGTGGCTACTGCATTAGGTGTGCTGCTGGCGCTTAATGTGTGGTTGGGATTGGCGGTATTGGCAACTTGGATATTGGTGGCATTGATATTCCGCCTATCGTCACTGGCAGCATTGCTGGCGGCCGTGGGTGCGCCTATCTATGCTATGGCATTGGCCTTGCCGTCTGAGTACGTATTCACGTTGGTCGGGATCTCATTATTGTTGTTCTGGCGCCACAAGAGCAACATTCAGAATTTATTAGCAGGCAAGGAAAGCCGCATTGCTAAGAAGAAAGACAGTCATTCGGAATAGTTGAATTGTTGCAAGTCCCAGCGCGGCCTGACATTGAAACGGTAATCACTTTTCATCTCTTGCTTCTGCAGGCGTAGTGCCGCGGCAAAAGCGATCATGGCACCGTTATCAGTGCAAAACTCAAGATCAGGATAGAACACTCGAAAGCCATTTTTACTGGCCGCTTCATTTAGTTGCGCACGAAGATGTTGGTTTGCACCTACCCCGCCGGCGATCACTAATTGATTAAGTCCAGTTTGTTTTAGTGCAGCCAACGACTTGGTAGTCAGCACTTCCACAATTGCTTCTTGCGTTGCATACGCAATGTCAGCACGAGTTTGTTCATCTAGTGTGTGTTGGCGAGTTAGGGTTAGTACTGCAGTTTTCAGTCCGCTGAAACTGAAATCCAGATTGCCGCTATGCTGCATAGGGCGTGGCAAATGAAAATGACCGGGCCGACCTTGATTAGCCAGTTTAGCCAGTTCGGGGCCTCCTGGGTAGCAAAGACCAAGAAGCTTGGCACTCTTATCAAAAGCTTCACCAGCGGCATCGTCCAATGTTTCCCCTAATAAAGTATATTTGCCCACACCATCCACGCGCATAAGCTGGGTATGCCCGCCGGAAACTAATAGCGCGATGAAAGGAAATTTCAGTGTGGAATCGGATAAAAGTGGGGATAACAAATGTCCTTCCAAATGGTGGATGCCAATGGCCGGAATATTCAGTGAATACGCCAGCGAACAAGCGATACTTGCGCCTACTAATAATGCACCAGACAAACCCGGACCTTGGGTATACGCAATGGCGTTCAAATGTTGCAGACGGCATCCAGCTTCATCGGCTACCAAACGTATTAAGGGAAGCATGCGACGGATGTGATCGCGTGACGCCAGTTCCGGCACTACACCGCCGTATTCATTATGCATAGCCACTTGTGTATGCAGTGCATGCGCTAACAATCCACGCTCGGCGTGATATATAGCGACACCGGTTTCATCGCACGAGCTTTCAATACCCAAAATCAGTTTCATAGTGACAGTTATTTATAATGAGGACATATTGTAGCGTTTGCGTGATGTATAACTCCTGGCTGGAACTACCGAATTAATTATCTGAATCTCCATGTTCCGGCTGGTACTTGACAAAAATCAGATGAAATTATTGCGAGATCGCTTCTGAGTATTTGGGAGAACCGCTATTATCGCATCTATAGTGCATAGAACACGTTGTTCGCTAACTTGGTTTTGAATTGAAGATGATGACTGCACATAAACTATCACTGTCAGTGCAATATGCGGTCGGGGGAATGAATCTGCCCACACGTCAGCAGTTCCGCCGTTGGATAAAGACGGCTTTGCAACGCGATGTGCAAATCGTGCTGCGTATCGTCGACGAAATAGAAGGGCGGGCGCTGAACAAAAAATTTCGCGGCAAGGATTACGCTACTAACGTACTTACATTTGTATATGCAGATACCGACCAGTTGCCTAATAATGCCGATTTACTCTATGGCGATATCGTAATCTGCACGCCAGTGGTAGAACAGGAAGCACGCGAGCAACACAAGGATTTGCGAGCTCACTACGCTCACCTCGCCATCCATGCTGCCCTACATTTGCAAGGATATGACCACGAAAATGAACAGGATGCCGCTGTAATGGAAGCGCTTGAAACCAAGTTGCTGGCAAAATTAAGGTATGTTGATCCTTACAAAGTTGTAGAAAGCGAGGCTTGATTCAAAGCAGTTTAAGAAGTAAGCCACGTAGCGCATACGCCCATGCAGCTGTAACAAGTTTGTTCCCGACCAACGTGATAAAATACACGCCTTCCCTTTTCACTGACCTATTGGAAATCCGTCATGTTCTCTAGCAAAAACACTATTGCTCACACCGACCCCGAATTATGGGCAGCGATCCAGGATGAAAATCGCCGACAGGAAGATCATATTGAGCTGATCGCTTCAGAAAATTACACCAGCCCGGCAGTGATGGAAGCGCAGGGCAGCAAGCTGACCAACAAGTATGCCGAAGGGTATCCCGGAAAGCGCTACTACGGCGGCTGCGAATACGTGGATGTGGCGGAACAACTGGCAATTGATCGCGTAAAGGCTTTGTTCGGTGCTGAGTATGCCAATGTGCAACCACATTCCGGCTCGCAAGCCAATCAAGCGGTATACATGTCGGTGCTCAAACCGGGCGATACCATACTCGGCATGTCGCTGGCGCATGGCGGCCATCTGACTCATG contains:
- the tyrS gene encoding tyrosine--tRNA ligase, whose amino-acid sequence is MTIQESIDVIKRGCDELLLETELNHKLVLDRPLRIKAGFDPTAPDLHLGHTVLLNKMRQLQELGHHALFLIGDFTGMIGDPTGKNTTRPPLSREQVLENAESYREQVFKVLDPDKTEIVFNSTWMDKFSAADLIKLAATHTVARMLERDDFGKRYKNSQAIAIHEFIYPLIQGYDSVALKADLELGGSDQKFNLLMGRELQKHYGQPPQCVLTMPLLLGLDGVNKMSKSLGNYIGINESPQEMFGKLMSVSDKLMWRYLELLSFESMSTIAKWRAEVEQERNPRDIKVLLAQEIVTRFHSRAAAEKALAEFEARFKQGVLPEDMPEVTVSASTGIIGITQLLKQAGLVESTSEALRMITQGAVKLDGERVIDKALQLQTGAVVVAQVGKRKFARVTVK
- the folB gene encoding dihydroneopterin aldolase, with translation MDIIFLRELKVETLIGVYEWEKRVPQTLQLDMEIALPNARACQSDDIHDALDYSEIVRHIQSALSNHHFNLLEALAERIAQILLIDFNVPWVKVSVAKLNAIRDSRMVGISIERRQAKPN
- the tsaD gene encoding tRNA (adenosine(37)-N6)-threonylcarbamoyltransferase complex transferase subunit TsaD, whose protein sequence is MKLILGIESSCDETGVAIYHAERGLLAHALHTQVAMHNEYGGVVPELASRDHIRRMLPLIRLVADEAGCRLQHLNAIAYTQGPGLSGALLVGASIACSLAYSLNIPAIGIHHLEGHLLSPLLSDSTLKFPFIALLVSGGHTQLMRVDGVGKYTLLGETLDDAAGEAFDKSAKLLGLCYPGGPELAKLANQGRPGHFHLPRPMQHSGNLDFSFSGLKTAVLTLTRQHTLDEQTRADIAYATQEAIVEVLTTKSLAALKQTGLNQLVIAGGVGANQHLRAQLNEAASKNGFRVFYPDLEFCTDNGAMIAFAAALRLQKQEMKSDYRFNVRPRWDLQQFNYSE
- a CDS encoding 2OG-Fe(II) oxygenase — encoded protein: MKILHSKDYIANKCGVFTEVANDIYSTPFWTPEYCADLIKELDSRPELFYAHNPDGYSTSELNLHNLSRVFSIDICKQIMGKCLPSLLYVFPLLNILGFTSPYFVRYGENDAKNMKLHHDVSMVSMLVKLNDGFTGGDLVFPRQDYNNKNLPVGHALFWPGQVTHPHQVLDVTSGTKFSLTVWAWPVPWSSEYGISVEDLK
- the ybeY gene encoding rRNA maturation RNase YbeY, translating into MMTAHKLSLSVQYAVGGMNLPTRQQFRRWIKTALQRDVQIVLRIVDEIEGRALNKKFRGKDYATNVLTFVYADTDQLPNNADLLYGDIVICTPVVEQEAREQHKDLRAHYAHLAIHAALHLQGYDHENEQDAAVMEALETKLLAKLRYVDPYKVVESEA
- the plsY gene encoding glycerol-3-phosphate 1-O-acyltransferase PlsY; amino-acid sequence: MKILVFIVCAYLLGSISFAVIMSRLFALPDPRTYGSHNPGATNVLRSGNKWAAILTLLGDAAKGWLAVWVAQRFEPQDGNSLLIAAVALAVFFGHLFPIFLRFKGGKGVATALGVLLALNVWLGLAVLATWILVALIFRLSSLAALLAAVGAPIYAMALALPSEYVFTLVGISLLLFWRHKSNIQNLLAGKESRIAKKKDSHSE